The window tgaatccagggccggtgctttatccactgtgccacctagccgcctccagGTATATGTTATTAAAGATATAATtaatgaacatttagaaaaggaagtggtaatCAAAGCAGCATACATTACTTCTTTATAAACAGGTTATTCGAGGCttatctcattttcccttttgacAATGTTATTaggttgatggggcagctaggtggcacagtgagctgggcctggagttaggaagacctgagttcaaatttggcttcagacacttaccagctgtgtgaccctttcacctaacactgtttgcctcaatttcctcatttgtaaaatgggaataataacaatacctaccttccaggattgttgtgaagatcaaatgagatatatttgtaaagcacttagcacagtgcttgacacatagtaaccCCTATGTAAATatgaggtactattattattattatcatcaatttTACTTGTACCTAATTCTACAGATACagtttagcaaagcatttgacccAAATCTCtcatattataatataaaagGCAAATGTGGGCTGGATGGATATAAGTGCAGCAGTGATAATGCAACTCCTTTGATGTCTTACTCAGGACTTGAATGTGGCTTCACCATTCCAGTCCTGAGGATGTTACCACTATGCAGGTGGAGGAACGGCAGACAACATATATTTCTCTACTCTTCGAGGGAAACAGCCACAGTAAATGAGACACCCAAACCCAGCACCTTGTGTGGACATCCCAGTAACCAATTTTCAACCCAACGAAGCTGCCTCCTTTAGACCATATTCTTATAGTTCTTAGCAGTTAGTggtgcttgtttttgtttttttttagtgaggcaattggggttaaatgacttgcccagggtcacacagctagtaagtgttaagtgtctgagaccggatttgaactcaggtactcctgactccagggccggtgctttatccactgcaccacctagccactccaGTTAGTGGTGCTTGAACCTTGAAGCATGGACCTAGATGGCCTCAAAACTTTTGACCCCCAGAAGGCTGGGAGGCAGTTTGGTGGATTGTTTTCGGAAGGGACTTTGAATGCTtgctattaatatatttttataatcttATCCTGCATCTTGATTTTAAGTCAATTGTTCCTTTCATTCCTACAAATGTGAAATCATGTCACTGATATGAAAACTTTTTAAGGAAGTGGATTCAGCAGAGATGAGGGTTAATGAATGTTATTATCTTGAGGAGCTAGGATCTGAGATCCAGGTTTTAAGAACCTGCAAATAGCCAGGGGATATTACAATAAGATTCTGATGGGGATAGGTGCCTGGTGGGGAATAAGGCAGGGCTTTATTtgtacaataaaaatatttctaaaatcttCAGGGGGCAGTGTGTTTTCCTGATGCAAGAGCATGAGGAGCATGTTAGTGAAAAATCTTAACTCTGGCCCTAGGAGACTTTGCTTTGGGCTATGTAGGGGTAATTTGATGGGCAGGATGGTTGCTCTGCTAGGTTCACAATTAGACACTCAATCAGTAGAAGTTTCACTTTTCCCTGCTGAGTCAATTTAAGTACAAAGAGCAACCCCATGCAATTAATTTTTGTTGTAAGAGAGGATAGTGTAAGTTAGAGGAAATGAAACTTCCCTGGAGGCTCATTAACTGTTTTGCTGACTCTGATAATGACCCAGAAACTTTTGATACACGTGTTCCAATCTGCATCTTTACTATTTACCTAAGGGAGTCTCTGCTGAGCCTGGCTTCTCTTCTGGACCTCAAGAGACTTAGTCTGTTTTAGTATTTAACTTTTAATGTCTTCATCATTATCTCTTTTCTGAATGGATGAATTGGGTATTTGGTGCTAAGGACATTCTGAATTTCACCCATGTGAGGTCAACTATAAATCTAAAGATAACCAGAATCTTGGAGACATTGTGATGTGGTGGAAATATTTTTGGAGTCAGGACCTCTAGTTTTAGTCTTCAGCTGCTGCATTtatgtgtaaccttaggcaaatcacttttctgggcctcagttttcctcgtTTGCCATATGAAATGTTTGGGGACTAGATATTCTCAAATGCTGCCTTCTTGGTAAAACATTCTATGATCAATGAGATCTCTGATTCAAAATGATCTGTGTGTAATACACAGATTGGTTTAGGAACCAACATAGACTTATTTAATATAAAACTTGAAGTTGTGTTTGAAATGTAATATCTGTGGAGCATCCACCAGCTAGATTCTTTGCTGCTGGCTAGAACAGGCAGGTTCACATGAGCACACTCTGGCTTTCCTTGCTCCAGTCCCTTCTTTTTCAATTTCAAACACAGCAGAAAAATCCATCCATCAGGGGTCACACCTTCAATTGTTTAGACATGGTCCTTATGCAGTGATgctctggtaaatgtttaacaactgctcCCCCCACCCTGAAAAAAAGTATGCATGGCCCATTTTAAAGCTCAAACTATATCtgtcattaatattttctccaccactttcttaagccAGCATCAATAAGAAACGCAATCTTGATTTGTATCATTCCCTGATTTCTGAGGTAATCAGCTCTTGTGGATGGGGTTGAGTTGGCTCCAGCATATTCCATATGTTACATGGAAGCAACTACTACTCCATGCCACCCTTTATATAGAAACACATATGGGATATATTTATTTGAGTTTCCTGTCAAGTACTATTAGGGAACTTCTAGAATTCGTGATATTGGGCAGTGATTCAGCTAGTATAAGAGGTGGAGCCTAGGCTAGTAGGTGCCGAGAAAACTTAGAGAATCATGTAAAAATGCTCAAATTGTAGTTTTCTTTTCCTCACACCTGACAAATCAAATGTAATTAGGATGCCTTCCACAAACAGTTTCTGGGATGCCACTTTGTAGCTGCTTTTCTGTTTCATGACTATTCATGGATTATCAGTTTTAACCTGATTTGACCTGGATGCAAATTTGTGGggtaggaagaaagaaggaactcTCTCTGTGCCCTAGAAGCACACCCTCCTAAAGAATTCTCTCTGGCTATTGTAAGAGGGAGAAATTGAGATAGAAGTTGTAGCCTGAAGTCATGTACAGGGGTCTATGGAGATGCTGATACCAAGTTAAACCATATGGTTGAGCAGTGGGCAGacttggagagagaaaaaagctaGACTCAAATGATCTTAAAAGTTGATgggtggggggcagttaggtggtgtagtgtggataaagcaccaaccctggattcaggaggacctgagttcaaatctggcctcagacacttgacacttactggctgtgtgaccctgggaaagtcacttaaccctcattgctctataaaaaagaacaaaaacaaaaaagttgatgggacctcagaagctatcttGTCTAACCTGGACCTAAAAAGGATTCTCATAGTGAaaagagctctgaatttggaATCCTAGAGGAcattggttcaaattctggttctactACTTATATCATATGTAGTCTTGTTATGAGGTTTAACTTAACTTCTCAGCCTTAGATTTTTTaacttataaaatgagggcattgggaCTGGACCTATGAGGTCCatatgaataataacaataataacagataGAATTTATACGACATCAACTCTACGTCAGGTgacgtgctaagtgctttataaataccatTTCATTTCACCCTTACAACAtgcctgggaggtaggggctattatcctcatttttcagttgagaaaatgggggtaaacagaggttaagtgacttgctcaaggtcacacagctagtaagtatctgaggcaagatttgaaatcaggttttcctgactccagacttggacCTCTattcacggtgccacctagcagcctataAATTCTATGTTTCTACATTTACATGATCTTATGTGGTgtttaaaaaatttgaaacatGGTTTCTGGGTAActtaatgattttattaataatgtcagcatgtttattaataaaaggaggttaGTGGCCCTTTCAAATGCTAAAGACCCCTCCTTGTGGTAGGCTTACTGTTTATATGCTCCCTGAAAAGTAGGTGTTCTTGAGGGTagcaatcaattctgattggcCAACAATTAATGACAAAATGAGTATTATAATGAGAGGCTAGGCTATAACCCATTGAGGGTCTTGGGGTATGATACTTGGATCACCCAAGTTTTGGTCAaggagacatcaatttccatatcacctgtctgatAAAAGGCAGAATTATCACTTTTCAAGACCTGCCTGAGTAAACACAACAGAAATTTTCCAATTAGCccaaatttagaatttcttttactgtctgattaggtcccctttttttttggcgagtcaatgaggattaagtgacttgcccatggttacacagccagtaagtgtcaagtgtctgagggcagatttgaactcaggtccttctgaatccaggactggtgctttatccactgcaccacctagctgcccgtgtctgattagatcttggcctgtATAAATCTTTGAGAAAGATTTCTCACACTGGTTGAGTTCTGGATGAGGAATTAGAAAACGGGAAAACCCTGGTCccaatacaataattagttattaatacaagaGAGAAGTAATTATCTCTCTCACCTAATAAGTTGGATCTAGACTTTTAAAGACCTGCAATGCTGGGAATTTCACGGCTTTTTGAGACAATCCATTCAATATTTGGACACCTCTAATCATTTCAGAATGTTTTCTTCATATTGAGCCAAAATTTACTTCTGCAACTTCTAGACATTGCTTCTACTTTGTTCCTCTTGGACTAAGTATGAATTGGATTTGTTTTCCACATAATGGTCCTTCAGattcttgaagacaactatcttgtccaagttttcttttctcttcagccCCCAAACCTCCAGTTGTTTCAATATGGACTCCAGTACCTCTCAAAATCCTGGCATCTCTTCTTCAGATGCATTGCTATTTGTCAATGTCTGGGTGCCTAAAATGTGGCAATCTGAACTGAACACAAAATTTAGGTCTATCCAAGGGGAAGGAAAGTGTGACTATTACTTCCCCCATTTTTAACATGATGCCTCTTAATATAATCTAAgatctcattaatttttaaaaagtataattgatgccttttgtttataCACCTGTTATTTCTCCTTAACTACACCTCATCACCACaaaaccttcccttgtaacaaagaaaaacatttaaataaactgCACAGACATAGTAACCAAGTCTGCCAGTGTATGACATTTTCAACATATGTAGTCTCTCACTTCTTTACTGACAAAGGTGTGTTTCATCATAAATACTTTGGaaccaataaaaataatgaataattacAACAAATAAAAGCTTACTTGTTAgcataatttttatttacattgttgtagttctGTTCAGGATGTtctcattttgatttctttttgctgCATCAGTCCACACATTTCATGTTTTCTTGAATTGCTCATATTTATTACCTCTTACAAAATTATAATCCCTTATATTCACCTACAAAATGTCATGTTCCTACGACCATTCTCCAACTAATGGACAgtaactttgtttccaatttttctctttcattcacaCAGAGTAATGTAAGGGAGTGATACTTTATAGTTCACTTGTATGGGGCATAATTCTGCTTCTGAGAAAAGCAGTTAAGGTGAGATAAGTGTTCCTTGGCGGTTCACAATTCTAGGGACATAGATCTACCTCAAGGTTTTACCAATTTAAGTCTGACTCAGAGTTCTGAGAAAGCAGTTGATCATTTACTTACAACAAATTTTAGaattaattagaaataaaaatatagaaagagatatACATTTATTGACATGGACAATATGGGAATGTGTTTTGCCTAACTATAAATCTATGCATTGAGagctttattaaaatttttttatttgatcaatGGGAGGTAGCTAGTGGGAGAgactaataaaaggaaaaaaatataaaaagaagtcGTGGACTACATGTCCTAAATGTAGCATACATGCCCTGTCAAATATGGCCAATGTGTCCATTTGTTTTGCTTACTTGTACTTCTATTAAGGGAGAAGTTATTTGGAAATGATGATagtattaaaaaaagatattaaggaacctttttttaaaaaaagtagagaaTCGGAGAAGCCAGAAGGATTGCATTCAGTGAAATATTACTCAAGCACAATGTAGATTATCTCAGTTTAGCAGTAAAACCATCTATTCAACCCAGAAGCTATGCTATCACTAAACTTTCATGGGTAACTCCtgagaaagaaagtagaaattaaaatgtaCAGTTTCATAGGTGTGAGTTGCCCTGGCCACAATGGATTCTCTCCACATGTGCTTCTCTACTCTGGGACTTGAAGTGTATACTCATTCTCTCCATAGATACCATTTGCATTGATGGGAGAGTGCAATTAAGATTTAtgggtgggaggcagctaggtggtgcagtggatagagcactggccctagagtcaggaggacctgagttcaaatccggcctcagacacttaacatttactagctatgtgaccttaggcaagtcacaaccccaattgcctcactaaaaaacaaaattaaaaaaaagatttatgggtGGGATGTTGTATAAATATTAATGTTTGCTTCGAGTTTTCAGTAAATGTTTTGGTCAAGATAAATTACTAGAGGCTAAATTATTATTCAGAAAACTGTGTGTGTATGCGGATGTGTGTGAGACTAATGAGTGAAAGTATTGATGAGAATACTTATTTATAAGGATTGCCTCTAGGActttgagaggtagaagaaaagccCTGAGACTGCCCCTCTGGAAATCACCCTAACCTGCCAAAGTGGAAGCACGTAGAGTTAGTGAGCCAGCCTCAGTCTCAGAAGAGAGAACATTGAGGAAATTAGGATTATTATCATATTTGGGTGATAGAGCTTTTGGTGAGGCTGTATCACATTGTTAATTAATATTGATCTTGTATTCCTTACAATTCTAAGTCTTATCTCTggaagaatataaaggaaaatatggaATGCACTTTTACCACGAAGAGAAAGGCAGTGCAGCTGAGCTGTGAGATCAGGAAGGCAATAACTAGGAGGAATATTGCACTATGGTGCAATCTCTCCAAATTGCACCAGCTTTATATGCTTCTAAGAAGTGTATAAAAACAGAGGGAAGCAATAGTGCTGCTAGTCTGAAACTAACCTGAATCACCTTATAACCCTGGAGgtggaagagagaaaacaatACATGAAAGAGTCGTCTTGTAGCAATGCTGCATGGATCAAGTGTACTGAGCATCTTTGCTTGTGTGTCTATTTGTTTCTCTTGTACTGCATGTGCTACAGGAGTTATAAGGTCATAAATAGTTACATATCTGACAAAATTATAAAccatttcctctcctttataTTGTGTCTAAAGCATGCACTAAAAATAATAGCAGTTTTAGTATTTTGGTATCATTTTTCAATTTGTGTAATTATTCAACTCTTTTTTCTAAAAAGTTGAATTAAAACTCTCTTAATATATTTATCAtccaatataatttaatataatttgtgttttttggtggggcaatgagggttaagtgacttgcccagggtcagacaactagtaagtgtcaagtgtctgaggctgggtttgaactcaggtagccctgaatccagggccagtgctttatccactaactaatcacttttttttggaggagggcagggcaatgaaggttaagtgacttgcccagggtcacgcagttagtatcaagtgtctgaggtcagatttgaactcaggtcctcctgaatacagggctggtgctttatccactgtgccaactagctgccccctatggatTCTTCAATTTATAATCATAAGGGAATTTTTAgctcttagattttttttattatatagctTATTGATTGAATTTTAATTAAACATTCAATATACATTTTCTATTCAGGGATGTACAGAAGTAGTAGAAGGAACAGGTTTAGCAAGCCTAAGTGAGTTGGTGTTGCTGGTATTGCTACTACTGTAGTACATCAGATGGGAGGTATGGGTCAGGCTTAGGAGTAGAAACAGGCTCTATCTCTCTCCGGTTGGAGCTGGGGGAAGGGTGTAAATCAGGGCGTTCTCTCAACTTTGGGTATAAATAAGAGTGAAAATGCTTTGTATTCACAATTGTAATAACTTAATGATCAGTGACTGTCCCATAGACACTATTACAATGGTAattgcttaaaactgcactaggaCTTTTGGGATACCCAATATTAACATCACCTAGTGATGATTGACATGGTTCCTGTTTTAAAGGATCTTACAAATGACAGAGGCAGGGCATATCCATGTGAAAAGTTTAGCAATAATgaagtatttaaataaatattcaagACACAGTAGGAAAGATTTTACAAACTTGTACATAGAGAATTGCTAATTGAGAAAGAAACACTAAGCTatttaggaattcagagaaaggtCAATTTACTTCTCTGTGGCATGGTTTGGTGTCTTATACAGAGtctattatattatatttgttcAATTAATGTCAGTCAAGTGAATGAAGAGGAATTTTAACTGGACTTTGAAGGATagagaaaatggaataataaaagtaatCCATGTGGCATGTACATATAAATAGGGGCCATGAGGAGACAAAATTATCTTAAATGTAGACTATATGTAGGGAGACAAAGCAGAAAAAGTCAGTTGGGCCTCAAAATATTGAAAAGTTCTTAAGCATGGGAGGGATGTAAGTAATAAAAGAGATGTTTTTAGAAAAAGTAATCCGAGTGTGCTGTGCAGGATTatgggaaagaaatagaagaaaatgaaagcaatgaGACCAGGTAGTATACTTTGTCATTATCTGAGTATTATGctatgtattcttttttgtttgtttgtttgtttgttttttgctgggcaatgaggattaagtgacttgcccagggtcacaaagctagtaagtgtcaagtgtctgaggctggatttgaactcaggtcctcctgaatccagggctggtgctttatccactgcgccacttagctgccctatgctacgtattctttttttttttagtgaggcaattggggttaagtgacttgcccagggtcacacagatattaagtgtcaagtgtctgaggctggatttgaactcaggttctcctgaatccagggccggtgctctatccactgtgccacctagctgccccctgtgctacGTATTCTTATCCTCACTAAGCCTCAGTATCAAGGTCTCAGGGAGAAAGGAAGTTTTCTTCTTGCCAGGAGCTTCCTGAAGGCCCCTTTCATGTCTTGATTCCTTAGACTATAGATAAATGGATTCAGCATTGGAGTTACCACAGTGTACATGATTGACATGACTGTCTCCTTGACTGTGGAGTTGTTGGTTGAAGGGCATAAGTAGAGGCCAATGACTGTTCCATAGAAGAGAGAGACCACTGAGAGGTGGGAGCCACAAGTAGAGAAGGCTTTGCGGATGCCCCTGACAGAGGGCACCCTGAGGATAGAAGAGATAATACGGGCATAAGATGTGATAATTAGCAGGAATGGCACAACCAAAATCAGCCCCCCCATGACAAAGATTACCAATTCATTTGTCCTGGTATCTGAGCAGGCCAATTTTAGCAGAGCAGACATGTCGCAAAAGAAATGGGGGATGATGTTGTTGGCACAGAAAGATAATCGGGACATGAGCAGGGTGTGCAGCAAGGCATGGAAGGCAGTAAGCACCCAGGAAATCACTACAAGAGAACTGCATAGCTTGGGGTTCATGATGACAGTGTAGTGCAGTGGGTGGCAGATGGCCACGTAGCGGTCATAGGCCATGGCCACCAGCAGGAAGCTCTCTAGGTCtgcaaagaagaggaagaagtacaTCTGGGTCAGGCAGCCAGGATAGGGGATGGCTGGTTTCTTGCTCTGCATGTTTACCAGCAATTTGGGGATGGTCACAGAAGAGAAGCATATATCAGAGAAGGACAGGTTGCTGAGGAAAAGATACATGGGTGTGTGCAGGTGGGAATCCACATGGATCAAGAGGATGATGAGCAGATTCCCCAGGACTGTAGTGAGGTACATGGCCAGGAAGAGGGCATAGAAAGGGGCCTTCATCTCTGGTTGGATGGGCAGGCCCAGGAGAAGGAACTCAGAGGTAATGTTTTGGTTTCCCTTTTCATCATGAACTTGCTTCatctgaaagaaaacaaatagacctattatttaatttaaaaagtcaaaCCATGAATTTTAATAAACATACAGCTATCCTGAGGCTCAGTTtctggaatttcagagttggaagaaaccttagaaatcaccAAATCCAGCTCCTAATTTTACAAGTGGAAATTGAGATCCAAAGAAATGATTTGATCAAGGACTCACAATAAATTAATTActaaactgggatttgaactcagatcttctgattcctagTCCAGTTCTCTTCCCAGTTGTCTATTCTTCCTTCATACTTCATCATGCCATAGTAGCAGAAATTCATAGCTGGGAGGGATATTAGAACATTTAGGGGCAGAGTCTTTATGCAGAGGGACTCCAACCCTCTaaatgtacagatgaggaaacaggcccaaggGTTACTTGCTCAAAGTTATACAGGTAGTAGGTATCCAAGGTAAGATTGAAACCCAAGTGTTAACTCCAGTtatagtgctctatccaatgcctTTCAATTAAGGGCTAGCAACTATGCCTGTTtcatcccataaattaaaaataatgtaaattaaaaaacaataacaaaactcaGAACTGGTTCACAATGGAACAGGATATCTCAATTGGTAATGAGATCTTGTTGCTAGAATCCATTCCAGTCTGGTTTGACATTTGCTGGGAATGCTGTAAATGGGATTCCTAGTCTGGCAGGGGGTAAAACTAGAATGTCTGATGAGCAAAAGTTACAAAGATGCACATtcttctaagatctcttcaaaTTCTAAGAATTTTCTAGTTCTATGAATTTCATCTGTTCATTTTCCCATATGCCATCTTTCTCATTAATTCTGTGCCAGGTGCTGAAGAGCCACTCTACAAAAATTCAGATAACAGGACTCTTTATCCCACAAGTCAAGGCTATAAATAATCTGGGGAGGCAGTACATCTGGCCTACAAGACTATAGTGGACCAGCTGTGGCCACTATCTTGGGGGAGTTCTATAAGAGAGTTACTATAAACCTTAAGCAGGAAGAATTTCCTGTGAATGTACTCATAATCTTACCTCTAATCATTCTGTGAGATTAGAGTGATTATGTTCAAATAACAGGGGATatgacatattttttctttccccaccctcccttcaAGTTTGTGTGCTCCCCCTTCCAGGTAATCTTATAAGTCTTTGGTCTAGATGAGATCATAAAGTCATAGAACTTCTATTTTGGAACATCAGAGGCTATCTAATTAATTAACTACACACAAGAAGAATATATAGCCTATACATAAGAATTTCCTTTACAACATGCCTGGCAAATGGTGATCCAACCTTTGATTGAAGGTTTTCAGCATTGGACAGATTACTACCTTCCAAGGAAGGTCACTCCATTGTTGgtagactgtttttttttcctgatagggTCTCAGTCCAAGCTCTGacctataaaaagaaaatggaaagggtgTTGGTTTAGAAGTCTGGAGACCTGACTTCTAATCCCATTTTAATGCCTTTCTTATTGTATGGACAAGTTTCTTTTCTTGGTCTGTTTCCTTATGTGAAAATagaagttgggctagatgatcactttcaatcccttctagctctgatatatTATGGTTCTATGACAtcataacaaatatttatgttaAATAGGTGTAAGCATCAGATCCTTGTAGATTTCCTCTTCCCGTGCACATATATTAAAGGTAATGGCAGAGCCATCTCATTAACCTATTGATATACTGCAAATTCTGCTTACCCACACTAATTATCTATTTCTCAGTAACCTGTAACTTACAAAATCCCCAAATTTCTTTTGCATATGTATAGTACCTAATATAGCTTATACCAATAATAGCCAGCTCTAATAGGAAGTCATTGAGTCgagatttttctctttataaattTCACATATTGGATCTGATTTTGTATGTAGGGATGAAGCAAAACAAGTCCAAAACCTCTTGTTCAACatacttttaattattattattttttttagtgaggcaattggggttaagtgacttgcccagggtcacacagctagtaagtgttaagtgtctgaggccggatttgaactcaggtactcctgactccagggccggtgccctatccactgccctatccactgcgccatctagctgcccccttaactatTTGAAAAAAGCAATAATCCCCTCTCCTATTCCCTTAGTGAAGCTTCTATTCTTTAGAAGAAATATCTCTAGTCCCTCCCAATGTTGCACATAGAGAGTatagtagaagaaaaactggattTGCAGTCAGTGTCCTGACTTGAAATTCTTTCAAGAGGTTTTTGGGAAAAGACTGGATAATTGGATATTGTAGAAATAATTTATGCATAGGtttgactagataacctctgaacCCCATTCCAATTCttatattctatatttttgtGATATTGTATGGTTTTGAGTCTAGTCAACCTTCTCTTGATATACATTTTGTCAATATGACATGTAGACAAAAACATGACACTTCTGTTGCAGTTTGACCAGAAAGAAGGCTAAAATTAGAGGCCTCTCTCACTTTGGACAGTATAATTTTATGAACGTAGTCTAAGATGATATTCTCTTTTGGTTGTATGATGCCATGCTTATATTGTATTGATCTTGCAGTATAATCAAACGCCAACATCTTTAGAGTATGTCTTATATTTGTGCAGTTGATATTTAAAACTGAAATGTTATACTTTACattttccccattaaattttGTATTGTTAGCTGTAAGTTCATTGTTATAGCCTGTTGTGATTTCTTTGGGTCCAAATTTTATCGAAGGTATTAACTATTCCCTCCATTTAGTATTAATTTTACATGTAGtttaaaatcctgtctctgtctttattcaagtcattgataaagatGTCAAAGAGAACATGGCCTAGAAATGAATCTTGAAGCCCTATAGACTTCTCTCAGGGTTGATTCAGTCCATTAATCCACATTCTTTAGGAACAATTGTGTAATTAGTTGTAAACATACCTAATTATGTTATTACCCAGTTTACATGTCTTCATCTTATACACCAGGATATCATGAAAGGATATGTCAAATGCCTTAGTAAATTAGGCCCCCACCCCCCGGGCCAATGTCTATGGCATTGTCCTGGTTTAGTCTTTTAGAAAGCctgtcaggggggcagctaggtggcacagtggataaagcaccggccctggagtcaggagtacctgagttcaaatccggcctcagacacttgacacttactagctgtgtgaccctgggcaagtcacttaacccccattgccccacaaaaaacaaaaaaacccaaaaaaaaccaacaaaaaaaaagaaagcctgtcAGGAAAGGGAATGTGATTAGTCCCAGTCTGATTTGTTCATGATGAATCCATTTT is drawn from Dromiciops gliroides isolate mDroGli1 chromosome 2, mDroGli1.pri, whole genome shotgun sequence and contains these coding sequences:
- the LOC122739392 gene encoding olfactory receptor-like protein DTMT yields the protein MTGNGLRCSVGHRVCSGNTSTSGVRAAKLFSEMLSITLMAPSRSCFMCSSHTTMKQVHDEKGNQNITSEFLLLGLPIQPEMKAPFYALFLAMYLTTVLGNLLIILLIHVDSHLHTPMYLFLSNLSFSDMCFSSVTIPKLLVNMQSKKPAIPYPGCLTQMYFFLFFGDLESFLLVAMAYDRYVAICHPLHYTVIMNPKLCSSLVVISWVLTAFHALLHTLLMSRLSFCGNQNITSEFLLLGLPIQPEMKAPFYALFLAMYLTTVLGNLLIILLIHVDSHLHTPMYLFLSNLSFSDICFSSVTIPKLLVNMQSKKPAIPYPGCLTQMYFFLFFADLESFLLVAMAYDRYVAICHPLHYTVIMNPKLCSSLVVISWVLTAFHALLHTLLMSRLSFCANNIIPHFFCDMSALLKLACSDTRTNELVIFVMGGLILVVPFLLIITSYARIISSILRVPSVRGIRKAFSTCGSHLSVVSLFYGTVIGLYLCPSTNNSTVKETVMSIMYTVVTPMLNPFIYSLRNQDMKGAFRKLLQKEIKMRTS